The following are from one region of the Stanieria sp. NIES-3757 genome:
- a CDS encoding SMP-30/Gluconolaconase/LRE domain protein, protein MLQNHPRRIGNLMSQSVQNVFAARARLGECPVWDSARQQLFWVDVYNHRVHQFDPATGQDRYFNTGELVSAIALTGSDRFLIALRDRLAFLDIQTGEILPLYQIEFSHPETRFNDGKCDSQGRFWIGSISEAPGQAALYRYDPDGSLHVMETGLTISNGLGWSPDGSSFYLTDSACHKIYVYDFEAETGAIGNRRVLVDLSNETVEPDGLAIDQQGNLWSALWDGWCIACFNATGKEILRVGLSVQRPTCVTFGGTHLTDLYITSASVGLSQKEIQQGFNAGDLFCFSTHSRGMLTQQFLD, encoded by the coding sequence ATGCTGCAAAATCATCCTCGGAGAATTGGGAACCTCATGAGTCAATCAGTTCAAAATGTATTTGCTGCTCGTGCCCGTTTGGGCGAGTGTCCCGTGTGGGATAGCGCTCGCCAACAGCTTTTCTGGGTCGATGTTTACAATCATCGGGTTCACCAGTTTGACCCTGCCACTGGACAAGATCGTTACTTCAATACAGGGGAGCTAGTCAGCGCGATCGCTCTAACAGGCAGCGATCGATTCTTGATTGCACTACGCGATCGCCTCGCGTTTCTCGATATTCAAACAGGTGAAATTCTTCCCCTGTACCAAATTGAGTTTTCCCATCCCGAGACTCGCTTTAATGATGGCAAATGCGATTCCCAGGGACGTTTTTGGATCGGCTCCATCAGTGAAGCACCGGGACAGGCAGCACTCTATCGCTATGACCCGGATGGTTCCCTACACGTCATGGAAACAGGATTGACAATCTCGAACGGTTTAGGCTGGAGTCCAGATGGGTCAAGTTTTTATTTAACCGACTCCGCCTGCCATAAAATCTATGTCTATGACTTTGAGGCAGAAACGGGAGCTATTGGCAATCGTCGTGTCCTGGTTGACTTGAGCAATGAAACTGTAGAACCTGATGGGCTGGCGATCGACCAGCAGGGCAATCTTTGGTCTGCCCTTTGGGATGGTTGGTGCATTGCTTGCTTCAACGCAACTGGAAAGGAAATCTTGCGCGTTGGATTATCAGTTCAGCGTCCAACTTGTGTAACCTTTGGTGGAACTCATCTGACAGACCTGTATATCACCTCGGCATCTGTCGGATTAAGCCAGAAAGAAATTCAACAAGGTTTTAATGCAGGAGATTTATTTTGCTTTTCAACTCATTCTCGGGGAATGCTGACCCAACAGTTTTTGGATTAG
- a CDS encoding alkaline phosphatase domain-containing protein yields MPNHTKETIRATPILELYRANNRFRKALHTLVREVANGHLKPDEIESYVSNSMEDIIAAESWLQQSLSKSKPGFASYLENFKPEEIFNRLLTKDDDLQNRVEADGCGLGGFPHEQPVQEVQNNFNILLDYLNRHTGMDLPFCDFFLTGIPISFDNLGLVLAGWLMCVEYVHNLKRPPHLAELQPLTKLTKPLLKNCQHLIEQLRQQHSTYIELTQQVEFWINEELEAMQPEDLGKIDTFKQEETKVLESAVQALIAGNWIKALNWAESRSKTDSFWLKHDRSRRIVWSLVKVAATLGQTIEQDVNPLQNVNSLREAMDYYTTTGYQIDKVHRYFEQQNFQLLETTLPYYAQLVTVKNILRQKYRTWADTLAENFANICVKSGFLPEADLQQRRIYDRLIHPLTQSERRTAYFIIDAFRYEMATELIEKFKETGTTVNLQGCYSELPSITAVGMNVLAPVQQSGKLTLAGNKGFMGFKTGEYTVSKPSDRVQAMGDKSIDNISAGRRKARSLTLSDVCHKSTTSLKQSCANAHLIVVHSKEIDGAHKPPNSIRRGQAKRGASRGTTPYDAGEANVDIATFEIWLQQIKSAWHHLKSIGIQEFVFTADRGFLLQDETTQEITYGTKREPQRRYVLSDEPRQENDTVTVSLNALDYEGQQGYLLFPKTTAVFATVNNQNATFVHGGNSLQERVIPVLTVSHQQAASTPKILKYVIEAQVEPELFGFSRIKLKLKPESISLEGLAFVGMEKVNLALRVHDRADILITIKEAVGVELNNQELYLQADETWVEILFDLRGNQDERVRIEIFHPDNVAEIEPLTLTSYFNVSGALIKDKSSSEPALKSNNSDWQDSFSDANIKQVFLHLDRHNSLTETELNQMLGSPRQARRFAGNLEQYLTQVPFSVKVETTSNGKRYVKY; encoded by the coding sequence ATGCCCAATCACACGAAAGAAACGATTCGTGCTACTCCAATATTAGAGTTATATCGAGCGAATAATCGATTTCGGAAGGCATTACACACTCTAGTTCGTGAAGTTGCAAATGGTCATCTCAAACCCGATGAGATTGAATCATATGTGAGCAATAGTATGGAAGATATTATTGCTGCTGAGTCATGGTTACAACAGTCTCTATCTAAATCCAAACCTGGATTTGCAAGTTATTTGGAAAACTTCAAGCCAGAAGAGATTTTCAATCGGTTATTAACAAAAGATGATGATTTACAAAACCGAGTAGAAGCGGACGGGTGCGGTCTTGGGGGTTTCCCCCATGAGCAACCCGTTCAAGAAGTACAAAATAATTTCAACATATTGTTAGATTATCTCAACCGTCATACTGGGATGGATCTTCCTTTTTGTGACTTTTTTCTGACAGGTATTCCCATATCTTTTGATAATTTAGGACTAGTCTTAGCGGGTTGGCTGATGTGCGTGGAATATGTCCACAATCTCAAACGTCCTCCCCATTTAGCAGAACTGCAACCCCTAACGAAACTTACCAAACCTCTTCTAAAAAACTGTCAACATTTAATCGAACAATTGCGTCAGCAACATTCAACCTATATCGAATTAACACAACAGGTTGAATTTTGGATAAATGAAGAACTAGAAGCAATGCAGCCTGAAGATTTGGGCAAAATTGACACTTTTAAGCAGGAAGAAACCAAAGTTCTGGAAAGCGCAGTCCAAGCATTAATAGCAGGAAACTGGATAAAAGCTCTCAATTGGGCAGAATCTCGTAGCAAAACAGATTCTTTCTGGTTAAAACACGATCGCTCTCGCCGTATAGTTTGGTCATTAGTTAAAGTTGCTGCTACCTTGGGACAAACCATTGAGCAAGATGTTAACCCCCTACAAAATGTGAATAGTCTCAGAGAAGCAATGGACTATTACACCACCACAGGCTATCAAATAGATAAAGTTCACCGCTACTTCGAGCAACAGAATTTTCAATTACTGGAAACTACCCTACCTTATTACGCTCAGTTAGTAACAGTCAAAAATATACTCAGACAAAAATATAGAACCTGGGCAGATACATTAGCCGAAAACTTTGCCAATATTTGTGTTAAAAGCGGGTTTCTTCCCGAAGCAGATTTACAACAACGCAGAATTTACGATCGCCTGATTCATCCTCTAACCCAAAGCGAACGTCGCACTGCCTATTTTATTATCGATGCTTTTCGCTACGAAATGGCAACCGAACTCATAGAAAAATTCAAGGAAACAGGGACAACAGTTAATTTACAGGGTTGCTACAGCGAATTACCCAGTATCACCGCAGTAGGTATGAATGTACTTGCTCCAGTACAGCAGTCGGGTAAATTAACCTTAGCTGGAAATAAAGGTTTTATGGGCTTTAAAACAGGAGAATATACTGTTAGCAAACCTAGCGATCGCGTTCAGGCAATGGGAGATAAAAGTATTGATAATATCAGTGCTGGACGGAGAAAAGCTCGCAGTCTGACTCTTTCTGATGTTTGTCATAAATCCACTACCAGCCTCAAACAAAGCTGTGCCAATGCCCATCTGATTGTGGTGCATAGCAAAGAAATTGACGGGGCGCACAAGCCCCCGAATTCGATCCGACGCGGACAAGCGAAGCGCGGAGCATCGCGGGGGACGACCCCTTACGATGCGGGGGAAGCTAATGTAGACATAGCTACTTTTGAAATTTGGTTACAGCAAATTAAATCCGCTTGGCATCACCTCAAAAGTATTGGCATTCAAGAGTTTGTTTTTACTGCCGATCGCGGATTTTTGCTTCAGGATGAAACCACTCAAGAAATTACCTACGGTACAAAACGCGAGCCTCAACGTCGCTATGTTTTAAGCGATGAACCCAGACAAGAAAATGATACAGTAACGGTTTCTTTAAACGCTCTAGACTACGAAGGACAACAAGGTTATCTTCTCTTTCCCAAAACTACTGCGGTTTTTGCTACGGTAAATAATCAGAACGCTACCTTTGTTCATGGTGGTAATAGCCTTCAAGAAAGAGTTATTCCCGTTCTTACTGTTTCCCATCAACAAGCAGCAAGTACGCCAAAAATACTTAAATATGTCATTGAAGCTCAAGTAGAGCCTGAATTATTTGGCTTTAGCCGAATTAAGTTGAAATTAAAGCCAGAATCCATCAGTTTAGAGGGATTGGCTTTTGTAGGAATGGAGAAAGTTAATTTAGCTCTGCGAGTTCACGACCGCGCCGACATTCTCATCACTATCAAAGAAGCGGTTGGGGTAGAACTCAACAACCAGGAATTATATTTGCAAGCTGATGAAACTTGGGTAGAAATCTTATTCGATCTCAGAGGAAATCAAGATGAAAGAGTGAGAATAGAAATATTCCATCCCGATAATGTTGCCGAGATAGAACCTCTTACTTTAACTTCCTATTTCAATGTATCAGGAGCATTAATCAAAGATAAATCATCCTCAGAACCAGCATTAAAATCTAATAATTCAGACTGGCAAGATAGCTTCTCCGATGCCAATATTAAACAAGTATTTTTACATTTAGATCGACATAACTCCCTAACCGAAACCGAACTGAACCAAATGTTAGGTTCTCCCCGTCAAGCGAGGCGTTTTGCTGGAAATTTAGAGCAGTATCTTACACAAGTGCCTTTCTCGGTCAAAGTTGAAACTACTAGTAATGGTAAACGCTATGTCAAGTATTAA
- a CDS encoding putative ATP/GTP binding protein, with the protein MALSERDIEHIFEKLRSGVVPERGLEAFAVGIEQQRAEIHRQLKLASDREGVFKFFRGGYGCGKTFMSRLTLNDAQSQGFATSFVVVSDNDLHFHKFDDVYRRVVQELGTNSCPRGALADILDRWIAKVEDALIAAGADEDSPNFDEQVVKRLEEELASITGGKAPEDMARVLRSIFELKQQGNFSEASALISWLSGSENVAASAKRIAGIKGDIGSREALDYLQGILEIVKAAGYKGLVIVIDEAETILRMRGDIREKSLNGIRQICDAADRYQGLLWIFTGTPEFFDTQRGIAGLAPLHDRIKFSTYEGFVNLRQPQLELKPFDRERLKEVALKLRDTYPTDSTVTATNKINSKFIQQLIDKVTTGFKGDVGVVPRQFLREFVNILDLAHQNQDFDPSQLKEFKPQDLNIHEQSITQAKNYFESEPEDTKGYAAVEF; encoded by the coding sequence ATGGCATTAAGTGAAAGAGATATCGAGCATATTTTTGAGAAATTGCGATCGGGAGTTGTCCCCGAAAGAGGTTTAGAAGCCTTTGCTGTAGGTATCGAACAACAACGGGCAGAAATCCATCGACAGTTAAAATTAGCAAGCGATCGCGAAGGAGTATTTAAGTTTTTCCGAGGTGGTTATGGCTGTGGTAAAACCTTCATGTCCCGCTTAACGCTCAACGATGCTCAATCTCAAGGATTTGCTACTAGCTTTGTCGTAGTTTCTGATAACGATCTTCACTTCCATAAATTTGATGATGTTTATCGTCGTGTAGTTCAAGAATTAGGGACAAATTCCTGTCCTAGAGGTGCATTAGCCGATATCCTCGATCGCTGGATTGCCAAAGTCGAAGATGCTTTAATTGCTGCTGGTGCAGATGAAGATAGTCCCAATTTTGATGAACAAGTTGTCAAACGTTTAGAAGAAGAACTTGCTTCGATTACAGGAGGTAAAGCCCCCGAAGATATGGCTCGCGTTCTACGCAGTATTTTTGAACTAAAACAACAAGGCAATTTTTCCGAAGCCAGTGCTTTAATTTCTTGGCTTTCGGGTAGTGAAAATGTTGCTGCTAGTGCTAAAAGAATTGCGGGAATTAAAGGGGATATCGGTAGTCGCGAAGCCTTAGATTATCTTCAAGGAATTTTAGAAATAGTTAAAGCAGCAGGTTACAAAGGTTTAGTTATTGTTATTGACGAGGCTGAAACTATTCTCAGAATGCGAGGAGATATCCGAGAAAAATCTCTCAACGGTATTCGTCAAATCTGTGACGCAGCAGATCGCTATCAGGGGCTACTTTGGATCTTTACGGGAACACCAGAGTTTTTTGACACTCAAAGAGGAATTGCTGGATTAGCCCCCTTACACGATCGCATCAAATTTTCTACTTACGAGGGTTTTGTCAATCTCCGTCAACCTCAATTAGAATTAAAGCCTTTTGATCGAGAACGGTTAAAAGAAGTTGCTCTTAAGTTAAGGGATACATATCCTACTGACTCTACTGTAACAGCGACAAATAAAATTAATTCTAAATTTATTCAACAACTTATAGATAAAGTAACTACTGGTTTCAAAGGTGATGTAGGTGTTGTTCCCCGTCAATTTTTACGAGAGTTTGTTAATATTCTCGATCTGGCTCATCAAAACCAAGACTTCGATCCTTCTCAACTAAAAGAATTTAAACCCCAAGACTTAAATATTCACGAACAAAGCATTACTCAAGCAAAAAACTACTTTGAATCAGAACCAGAAGACACTAAAGGCTATGCAGCCGTAGAATTCTAA
- a CDS encoding DEAD/DEAH box helicase encodes MSNTEIRACNQNSEAQKNFRLQTSKRLRTLNLTMTSAFARFPPRLQQAIVSRLGWSSLRPVQELSSHALLDGKNAIILAPTAGGKTEASIFPVLANLIEREPQTIGAIYVAPIKALLNNQAERLKTYSEMVGLRRFVWHGDIKASEKKAFIKEPVHILMTTPESLEVMLLSSKIPHEKLFGDLRAVVVDEIHALAGSDRGTHLISVLERLFCFTKNDVQRIGLSATVGNPQDILQWLQGTSQREGCVIDPPHVPSKKDLRIYYQETTRAIAQQASQMAQGQKSLFFCQSRSLAEKIAEQMQHKGIDVFVHHSSVSAEERTTAEERFHRGSNTSIVCTSTLELGIDVGDLDLVLQANAPSTVSSFLQRLGRTGRRKGQRANTTFFCEDAETVLQAIALVELAKQGWVESVPNNNRVWSVLVHQILALTLQFGAISTEQCWQQLSVVSDFSGIDRSEFEQLIAYMIKENFLFLSQGLLLIGDKTEKTFGRRNFMEIYAVFSSPQLYKVSTEAGYVIGSLEQNFVDKLVEEMSSFLLSGKAWVVNYINHEDRTVKVIPAPRGKQPTWGGFIPQLLSFEISQQIKELLLKRNRIPYIDEKAQTFLDEWRQKMSLILNHSQLNISIEPERFLWWTFAGGQINHTLKYGIQVQKDWKIVVDNFKLKIEGSGLTPQSLRQIVADLSTDDFWKDSSTRSFIKANLPNYRLSKFQSALPTNYSIETIEYYLLDIIKTINFLRKYPLM; translated from the coding sequence GTGAGTAATACAGAGATTCGGGCTTGTAATCAAAATTCTGAAGCACAAAAAAACTTTAGACTTCAGACTTCAAAAAGACTTCGGACTTTAAACTTAACGATGACATCTGCCTTTGCTCGTTTTCCACCCCGCTTACAACAAGCCATTGTCTCCCGCCTTGGCTGGTCGTCTTTACGTCCAGTTCAAGAACTATCATCTCACGCACTGCTAGATGGCAAAAATGCGATTATTCTTGCTCCTACTGCTGGAGGAAAGACAGAAGCCTCGATTTTTCCTGTTTTAGCTAATTTAATCGAACGAGAACCTCAAACCATAGGAGCTATTTATGTTGCACCCATCAAAGCCTTGCTCAACAACCAAGCTGAAAGATTAAAAACCTACAGCGAAATGGTGGGACTACGACGCTTCGTTTGGCATGGAGATATCAAAGCATCGGAGAAAAAAGCTTTTATCAAAGAACCAGTCCATATTTTGATGACTACTCCAGAGTCATTAGAAGTAATGCTGCTATCTTCTAAAATTCCTCATGAAAAATTATTTGGGGATCTTCGGGCGGTAGTAGTTGATGAAATTCATGCTTTGGCAGGTAGCGATCGCGGTACTCATTTAATTTCTGTCTTGGAAAGGTTATTTTGTTTTACCAAAAATGATGTGCAGCGTATCGGCTTAAGCGCAACAGTAGGCAATCCTCAAGATATTCTGCAATGGTTACAGGGAACATCTCAAAGAGAAGGCTGTGTTATCGATCCGCCTCACGTTCCTTCTAAAAAAGACCTCCGCATTTATTATCAAGAAACCACTAGAGCGATCGCCCAACAAGCCAGTCAAATGGCTCAAGGGCAAAAAAGTCTGTTTTTCTGCCAAAGTCGTTCTCTAGCGGAAAAAATTGCCGAACAAATGCAGCATAAGGGCATCGACGTATTTGTGCATCATAGTTCCGTATCAGCAGAAGAAAGAACCACTGCCGAAGAACGTTTCCATCGCGGTAGCAATACCAGCATTGTCTGCACCTCAACCCTAGAATTAGGAATTGATGTAGGCGATCTTGATTTAGTTTTACAAGCCAACGCTCCTTCTACTGTTTCCTCATTTCTACAGCGTTTGGGACGAACGGGCAGAAGAAAAGGACAAAGAGCCAACACCACCTTTTTTTGTGAGGATGCAGAAACAGTTCTTCAGGCGATCGCTCTAGTCGAACTTGCCAAGCAAGGCTGGGTGGAATCAGTTCCCAATAACAATCGAGTTTGGTCTGTATTAGTCCATCAAATCTTAGCCCTTACCCTTCAATTTGGAGCAATTAGTACAGAACAATGCTGGCAGCAGTTATCTGTTGTTTCAGATTTTTCAGGAATAGATCGCAGTGAATTCGAGCAATTAATTGCTTACATGATAAAAGAAAACTTTCTATTTCTCTCACAAGGATTGCTTTTGATAGGAGACAAAACCGAAAAAACCTTTGGTCGTCGTAATTTTATGGAAATCTATGCCGTTTTCAGTAGCCCCCAACTCTACAAAGTCTCAACCGAAGCAGGTTACGTTATCGGCTCACTCGAACAAAACTTCGTCGATAAACTAGTAGAAGAAATGAGTTCGTTTCTTCTAAGTGGGAAAGCCTGGGTAGTAAATTACATCAACCACGAAGATAGAACAGTCAAGGTAATACCTGCCCCTCGTGGCAAACAACCTACCTGGGGTGGTTTTATTCCCCAACTACTCAGCTTTGAAATTTCTCAACAAATTAAAGAATTACTTTTAAAACGCAATCGCATTCCTTATATAGACGAGAAAGCACAGACATTTCTCGATGAGTGGAGACAAAAAATGAGTTTAATTCTAAATCATTCGCAACTTAATATCAGTATTGAACCAGAACGATTTCTCTGGTGGACTTTTGCTGGTGGACAAATCAACCATACGCTAAAGTATGGAATTCAGGTTCAAAAAGATTGGAAAATCGTTGTTGACAACTTTAAATTAAAAATCGAAGGTAGTGGACTTACTCCCCAGTCATTACGACAAATAGTTGCCGATCTAAGTACAGATGATTTTTGGAAAGATTCTTCAACTCGATCGTTTATCAAAGCTAACTTACCGAACTACAGATTGAGCAAATTTCAATCAGCCTTACCAACCAACTATTCTATAGAAACGATCGAATATTACTTATTAGATATTATTAAAACTATCAATTTTTTAAGAAAGTATCCTCTGATGTAG
- a CDS encoding ABC-2 type transporter protein yields the protein MAINRSLILKGVDLGEIWQDAIAFLIFVFVLLMISIKRFRSQLN from the coding sequence GTGGCAATTAATCGTAGCCTAATTCTCAAAGGTGTAGATTTAGGCGAAATTTGGCAAGATGCGATCGCTTTTTTAATCTTTGTCTTTGTCTTGTTAATGATCAGTATTAAACGCTTTCGTTCTCAGCTTAATTAA
- a CDS encoding putative beta-glycosidase has product MSINHNLTPVEPFLWGVSTSGYQHEGGYNDAGQPCNNWVLWERQNRVERTGKAVEFWTRYEADFKLCQSIGLNSFRLSIEWARVQPSYQMEVTHPPEFDYQVLNDYSDRLAACLRCGLEPLVTLHHFTHPAWLGTDAWLDAQTVEVYLTFVTTTVTHINRRLIDIYQLPPIRWYITINEPNILVTNTYLKGDFPSNSRGVASALRAYNNLLCAHIRAYNLIHDLYEREGWLTPHVSFNTYCSDLYWSEKVIWDLLVSGEKQVADSEIEDYINQQANQWEKTLSQHNIIFNRDLAYRLGRVLEKSVNWLGRRWFKAKAVEDLLITLKESPRDRIFDYLALDYYDPFFAHSLRLPNFTDLELGQDFRGWLMSSISSKWWDWRHLPEGLFFFCQTYAEEFQRPILIAENGMALRRSRNNRISTVRYDKLNRSQFLTAHIEQVKRLQQAGVPLIGYFYWSLTDNYEWGSYTPRFGLFSIDFTDGSERLVSDPYGDRPADTYATLIQEG; this is encoded by the coding sequence ATGTCAATTAATCACAATCTAACTCCCGTTGAACCATTTCTTTGGGGAGTGTCTACTTCTGGTTACCAACACGAAGGGGGATACAATGATGCTGGTCAACCTTGCAATAATTGGGTATTGTGGGAACGGCAAAATCGAGTCGAACGCACTGGGAAGGCGGTCGAATTTTGGACTCGTTACGAAGCTGATTTTAAACTCTGTCAATCTATAGGACTCAATTCTTTTCGTTTGAGTATTGAATGGGCAAGAGTTCAACCTAGTTATCAAATGGAAGTAACTCATCCTCCAGAGTTTGACTACCAAGTTTTAAATGATTATAGCGATCGCTTGGCTGCTTGTCTTCGCTGTGGTTTAGAACCTCTAGTTACTCTACATCATTTTACTCATCCTGCGTGGCTGGGAACCGATGCTTGGCTTGATGCTCAAACTGTAGAAGTTTATCTTACTTTCGTAACCACCACCGTTACTCATATCAATCGTCGTTTAATTGATATTTATCAACTGCCACCAATTCGCTGGTATATCACGATCAACGAACCCAATATTTTGGTAACCAATACCTATCTGAAAGGAGATTTTCCTAGTAATAGTCGAGGAGTGGCATCGGCATTACGGGCTTACAACAATTTACTCTGCGCTCATATTCGAGCATACAACCTAATTCACGACCTTTACGAGCGAGAGGGTTGGTTAACTCCTCATGTTTCTTTCAATACCTATTGTAGCGATCTCTATTGGTCGGAAAAAGTAATTTGGGATTTATTAGTTTCTGGTGAAAAACAGGTGGCAGACTCTGAAATCGAAGATTATATTAACCAACAAGCCAATCAATGGGAAAAAACTCTATCTCAACACAATATAATTTTTAATCGCGATTTAGCTTATCGTTTGGGAAGAGTGTTGGAGAAAAGTGTTAATTGGTTAGGTCGTCGGTGGTTTAAAGCAAAAGCAGTAGAAGATTTATTAATCACCTTAAAAGAGTCTCCTCGCGATCGCATTTTCGATTATTTAGCCTTAGATTATTATGACCCTTTCTTTGCTCATAGTCTGCGTTTGCCCAATTTTACCGACCTCGAACTCGGTCAAGATTTTCGTGGCTGGTTAATGAGTAGTATTTCCAGTAAATGGTGGGACTGGCGACATCTACCAGAAGGTTTATTCTTCTTTTGTCAAACTTATGCTGAAGAATTCCAGCGACCGATTTTGATTGCCGAAAACGGAATGGCATTGCGTCGTTCTCGCAACAATCGTATTTCTACTGTTCGTTATGATAAACTCAACCGTAGTCAATTTCTCACAGCGCATATTGAGCAAGTCAAAAGGCTGCAACAAGCGGGAGTCCCTCTAATTGGTTATTTTTATTGGTCTTTGACTGATAACTATGAATGGGGTTCTTATACACCCCGATTTGGTCTATTCAGTATTGATTTTACCGACGGTAGCGAAAGATTAGTAAGCGATCCTTATGGCGATCGCCCAGCCGATACTTATGCTACTTTGATTCAAGAAGGGTAG